GCAGTAAGATATGGTGAATTCAATTCCGGATGGGACCGCCACCTGGAGAGCAAAGAATGGATCGTTCCCGATACAACCCCGGTTCAATATTACCTTAGTGAGGAAGATGGCCCAAGAAGATCCAAATACTTCTCTACCGACTTATACTTTAAGCAACAACTCGACACACTCGGTCAAAAACTGGAAATCAATGTGTTTCTTGCAGGCCGCGATGGTAACGATGAAGAAAACACAAAAGAATGGATCTCCGATGCCAGCTGGAATAAACAGGGAGATCCGATCCGGTACATCAACACCCTGGAAAAGGAAAACGCCCGGCAAATGCAAAATAAACTTGACTATACCAAACCATTCCGTAATAACGCAACCCTCGAAGCCGGCCTGCTTACCGATCACTCAAAAGATAATGAGGATTATATCTTCGGACAGATCCCGGCGTCGGAAATTCCCGATTACAGTAATAAAATGAAATTCCGGCAGGATATTTATGCTGCCTATCTTACTTTTTCACATCAGCTATTTGGGTTTGAGTACCTCCTCGGACTGCGGGGTGAATATACCCATAGGGTCATCACATCGGAGCAAGCCGGGCTGGATTATACGATTGACCAGCCCGATTATTTCCCCAGCCTTCATATTTCCAGAAAATTAAAAAAAGACCACCAGCTTTACACCAGCTACTCGCGCCGTATCGACCGGCCGGGAGGCAGACAACTTGAACCGTTCACCTACTACAGGGATGCTAATAACCGTTGGCGTGGCAATCCTGATCTTAAACCGGAATACATAAACTCTTTTGAACTGGGATGGCTTAAAAAGTGGAAAGGTAGCTTCATGAGCCTGGAAGGATTCTATAAAAACACTAAAAATTTAATATCCAGGGTTAGTGAAGCTTCCGAAGGCACCGTGATCACTCATACCTTTGTAAACCTGAATCAGGATCATTCACTGGGAGGAGAAGCCATGATAAGTATTGATGCAGTAAAGTGGCTTTCACTTAATCTCATGGGAAGTGTTTATTATTACGAACTGGACGGAGAACTTAACGGAGAACCCCTCAACGAATTCACCACTACCTGGAACACAAGGATGAATGCCGGCGTCAAACTAAAATCTTCCACGCGGTTTGAAATCAGAACAACATACCGGGGCCCTACCGTTACTGCCCAGGGATCCCGGGAAGGCACATTCACGGCTGATGCCGCCATCCGGCAGGACTTTCTTAAACGGTCCCTCAGCGCAGTACTTCAGGTGAAAGATATCTTTGGCACCCTGAAATATGAGATCACTTCGTCAGAGAAAAATGTCTTTTACGAAAGATCCCGTTTTACTATGGAACCTCAGGTGGTTATGCTTACTCTATCCTATAAATTCAATAATTTCCAGCTTAGAAAAGACGACATGGGTGATCCGGGAAACAGCGATTCCGGAATGGATATTTCATACTGATACAGGATATTGGTTATTTTTGTATCCCGTCAGGATTTACCAACGGGAATCGCCCCATCAAAATATTTGCTATGTTAAAGCTCTCTGTTGTAGTTTGTGTTTATAACGAGGAAGGAAATATCAGGCCACTGGTGGAAAAGATCAGATCCAGCCTGAAAGAATATGAATACGAAATCGTTTATGTTGATGACGGCTCAACCGATAACACGCTGAAAGAACTCCGGGCTGTTCTCGGTCCCGATCTGAAAATCATCGAACTTCAGAAAAACTATGGTCAAAGCACCGCCCTTTCCGCCGGTATCGATTTCGCAGAAGGTCAGTATATTGTTACCATCGACGGCGACCTCCAGAACGATCCCTCTGATATCCCTGCCATGCTTGAACTGGCTGAAAAAGAAGAATGGGACATGGTGGCCGGTATCAGGAAAAACAGGCAGGACGGAATGTTCCTCCGGAAAATCCCCAGCCGCATTGCTAATTATATCATACGCTCTTCCACCGGGGTCAAGATGAAAGACTACGGATGCACGTTGAAAGTCTTTAAAAGCGATATTGCCAAAAGCCTCGGACTCTATGGTGAACTTCACAGGTTCATTCCTGTGCTTGCCTCCCTCGAAGGAGCCACCATCACGCAAATGGACGTGAAACATCATCCCCGGACCATGGGCAAATCAAAATATGGTATAAACAGGACTTTTAAAGTGGTGAGCGACCTTTTGCTTGTTTTGTTTTTTAAAAAATACATGCAAAAACCCATGCACCTTTTCGGAAATTTCGGACTTATCCTGTTCCTGGGTGGTTTGGGAATCAATGTATACCTCCTTATTCTTAAAATTCTCGGATACGATATCTGGGGCAAACCACTCCTTATCCTGGGACTTATACTGCTAATTGCCGGAATTCAACTTATCACGATCGGTATTGTGATTGAAATACTGATGCGCACTTACTACGAATCCCAGCAAAAAAAACCGTACCGTGTAAGAAAAGTCATTACCACTGCTAAGGCCCAATAGCATCTTTCTTCCTTTGGAATTCCTGTTTGCGAGCGCCATGGTCTTTTAGTTCCCGCAGAAACTCAAACGAATCCATATCGTCAATGTAAGCCGAGGGATCCTGCTTTGTTGTTAACGAAAGCGCATACACAAACCCCTCCGTCAGGTACAGATCAATAACTGCATGTTCCGAAGCTGAAGCGTAAATGTGACGGGAACTATTAAATCCGTTCTTCACCCGAAATTCCATGTCCTGTCTCTCCAAACCATCAAACCGCTTTCGATCCTGGTTCTTTATATCTTCCAGGATGCGCTCGGTCTCAATAATAAGGCACAGGCTGTCGTTGAAACAATCCCTGCCGCGAGGATAGATTTCCAGCAACAGCATATCCCGGTTGCCCAGATTGAAACTGGCTGTATAACTGGTGATCTCATCCTGGAAAACATAGGGTTCACTGATCTTTATGATCCTGAAATTCCATTGCTCGGCAGTAAAATATTCCTGGGAAAAACATGCAGGAA
The nucleotide sequence above comes from Bacteroidota bacterium. Encoded proteins:
- a CDS encoding outer membrane beta-barrel family protein; translated protein: AVRYGEFNSGWDRHLESKEWIVPDTTPVQYYLSEEDGPRRSKYFSTDLYFKQQLDTLGQKLEINVFLAGRDGNDEENTKEWISDASWNKQGDPIRYINTLEKENARQMQNKLDYTKPFRNNATLEAGLLTDHSKDNEDYIFGQIPASEIPDYSNKMKFRQDIYAAYLTFSHQLFGFEYLLGLRGEYTHRVITSEQAGLDYTIDQPDYFPSLHISRKLKKDHQLYTSYSRRIDRPGGRQLEPFTYYRDANNRWRGNPDLKPEYINSFELGWLKKWKGSFMSLEGFYKNTKNLISRVSEASEGTVITHTFVNLNQDHSLGGEAMISIDAVKWLSLNLMGSVYYYELDGELNGEPLNEFTTTWNTRMNAGVKLKSSTRFEIRTTYRGPTVTAQGSREGTFTADAAIRQDFLKRSLSAVLQVKDIFGTLKYEITSSEKNVFYERSRFTMEPQVVMLTLSYKFNNFQLRKDDMGDPGNSDSGMDISY
- a CDS encoding glycosyltransferase family 2 protein yields the protein MLKLSVVVCVYNEEGNIRPLVEKIRSSLKEYEYEIVYVDDGSTDNTLKELRAVLGPDLKIIELQKNYGQSTALSAGIDFAEGQYIVTIDGDLQNDPSDIPAMLELAEKEEWDMVAGIRKNRQDGMFLRKIPSRIANYIIRSSTGVKMKDYGCTLKVFKSDIAKSLGLYGELHRFIPVLASLEGATITQMDVKHHPRTMGKSKYGINRTFKVVSDLLLVLFFKKYMQKPMHLFGNFGLILFLGGLGINVYLLILKILGYDIWGKPLLILGLILLIAGIQLITIGIVIEILMRTYYESQQKKPYRVRKVITTAKAQ